A single region of the Raphanus sativus cultivar WK10039 chromosome 1, ASM80110v3, whole genome shotgun sequence genome encodes:
- the LOC108858754 gene encoding malate dehydrogenase 1, cytoplasmic-like, with translation MAKEPVRVLVTGAAGQIGYALVPMIARGIMLGADQPVILHMLDIPPAAEALNGVKMELIDAAFPLLKGVVATTDAVEGCTGVNVAVMVGGFPRKEGMERKDVMTKNVSIYKSQATALEKHAAPNCKVLVVANPANTNALILKEFAPSIPEKNISCLTRLDHNRALGQISERLSVPVSDVKNVIIWGNHSSSQYPDVNHAKVQTSAGEKSVRELVKNDEYLNGEFITTVQQRGAAIIKARKLSSALSAASSACDHIRDWVLGTPEGTFVSMGVYSDGSYDVPAGLIYSFPVTCRNGEWSIVQGLPIDEMSRKKMDLTAEELKEEKDLAYSCLS, from the exons ATGGCGAAGGAACCAGTTCGTGTTCTCGTTACCGGTGCTGCAG GACAAATTGGATACGCTCTTGTCCCAATGATTGCGAGGGGAATCATGCTTGGTGCTGACCAGCCTGTGATCCTTCACATGTTGGATATTCCTCCTGCTGCTGAAGCACTCAACGGTGTCAAGATGGAGTTGATCGATGCTGCTTTCCCTCTTCTCAAAG gTGTTGTTGCTACAACTGATGCCGTTGAGGGATGCACGGGAGTCAACGTTGCTGTTATGGTTGGTGGTTTCCCGAGGAAAGAAGGTATGGAGAGGAAGGATGTGATGACCAAGAATGTCTCCATTTACAAGTCTCAGGCTACTGCTTTGGAGAAGCATGCCGctccaaactgcaag gttcttGTTGTTGCAAACCCTGCAAACACCAATGCATTGATCCTGAAGGAATTTGCACCATCCATCCCTGAAAAGAACATCAGTTGTTTGACAAGGCTTGACCACAACAGGGCCTTGGGTCAGATCTCCGAGAGGTTGAGCGTGCCCGTGTCTGATGTTAAGAACGTGATCATCTGGGGAAACCACTCGTCATCACAGTACCCAGACGTCAACCATGCTAAGGTGCAGACATCGGCTGGAGAGAAGTCAGTCCGTGAGCTCGTGAAGAACGATGAATACTTGAATGGAGAATTCATCACCACCGTTCAACAGCGTGGAGCTGCAATCATCAAGGCGAGGAAGTTGTCAAGTGCACTTTCTGCTGCTAGCTCTGCTTGTGACCACATCCGTGATTGGGTCCTTGGAACTCCAGAG GGTACATTTGTTTCAATGGGAGTATACTCCGATGGCTCTTACGACGTTCCAGCTGGACTTATCTACTCCTTCCCTGTCACTTGCCGCAATGGAGAGTGGAGTATTGTCCAAG GGCTTCCGATCGATGAAATGTCAAGGAAGAAGATGGATTTGACAGCAGAGGAGCTGAAGGAAGAGAAGGACTTGGCGTACTCATGCCTCTCTTAA
- the LOC108858773 gene encoding uncharacterized protein LOC108858773 translates to MASSYVTFSTVTPAITGNNSVSNIRGFYQSSFTRRRVTPSPNARRRRTFRTSVMAKTSTEKTTAKKAMEYRKLGDSELSISEITMGTMTFGEQNTEKESHEMLSYAAEHGINCIDTAEAYPVPMKKETQGKTDLYISSWLKSQSRDKIVLATKLCGYSERTAYLRENAEVTRVDAANIKDSVEKSLKRLGTDYIDLLQIHWPDRYVPLFGDNYYDTSKWRASVPFVEQLRAFQDLINEGKVRYIGVSNETSYGVMEFVHTAKLEGLPKIVSIQNGYSLLARTRFEVDLVEVCHPKNCNVGLLAYSPLGGGSLSGKYLVTDPEATKNARLNLFPGFMERYKGSLAKEATIQYIEVAKKHGLTPVELALGFVRDRLFVTSTIIGATSMEQLKEDLDAYLVTEGPLSPEVMADIEAVFRRYKDPSFF, encoded by the exons ATGGCGTCATCTTACGTCACCTTCTCAACGGTCACTCCGGCGATCACCGGCAACAACAGTGTTTCCAACATTCGAGGCTTCTATCAATCCTCATTCACACGCCGCCGTGTAACTCCGTCGCCGAATGCCCGGAGGAGGAGAACATTCAGAACTTCGGTTATGGCGAAAACGTCGACCGAGAAGACGACGGCGAAGAAAGCTATGGAGTACAGGAAGTTAGGGGATTCGGAGCTCAGTATCAGCGAGATTACGATGGGCACT ATGACATTTGGTGAGCAGAATACTGAGAAAGAATCTCATGAGATGCTGAGTTATGCAGCTGAGCATGGCATCAACTGCATTGACACTGCTGAAGcc TATCCTGTCCCGATGAAGAAGGAGACCCAAGGGAAAACTGATCTTTACATCAGTAGCTGGTTGAAGTCTCAGAGCCGTGACAAG ATTGTTTTGGCAACTAAATTATGTGGTTACTCAGAAAGAACAGCATACCTGCGGGAGAATGCGGAGGTTACGCGTGTAGATGCAGCTAATATCAAAGACAGCGTCGAGAAAAGTCTCAAACGCCTTGGCACTGACTACATTGATTTGCTTCAAATACACTG GCCAGATCGGTATGTACCACTCTTTGGTGATAACTACTATGATACATCGAAATGGAGGGCTAGTGTGCCATTTGTGGAGCAGCTAAGAGCCTTCCAGGATCTCATTAACGAAGGAAAG GTTCGCTACATCGGTGTCTCAAATGAAACTTCGTATGGAGTGATGGAGTTTGTTCACACGGCAAAACTCGAAGGATTGCCAAAGATCGTGAGCATCCAGAATGGTTACAGCTTGCTAGCTCGGACCCGTTTCGAAG TTGATCTGGTCGAAGTATGCCACCCAAAAAATTGCAATGTTGGCTTGCTTGCTTATTCCCCTCTTGGTGGCGGCTCCTTGTCTGGGAAATACTTGGTTACAGACCCAGAAGCTACGAAGAACGCAAGGCTGAATCTTTTCCCTGGATTCATGGAGCGTTACAAGGGATCCCTAGCCAAG GAAGCAACGATACAATACATTGAGGTGGCTAAGAAGCACGGTTTAACTCCGGTGGAGCTAGCTCTCGGGTTTGTACGTGACAGGCTTTTTGTGACGAGCACGATCATCGGAGCTACGTCAATGGAACAGCTTAAAGAAGACCTTGATGCTTATCTGGTGACGGAAGGGCCGTTATCGCCAGAAGTAATGGCTGATATTGAAGCCGTTTTCAGAAGGTACAAAGACCCTTCTTTCTtttga
- the LOC130508486 gene encoding uncharacterized protein LOC130508486 — translation MSNHVRDIPGSPKESYKMLYSYLYMLEQVNPGTKTCLKLDDISKFEYLFIALGACIEGFAVMRKVIAVEGIRLKNGGVLVFAKAQDPDGQRYPLAFAVVDGENLASWTWFFEMLKSVIPDSSELVFISTRNQSLIFAIGNVFPQAHHGHCLWHLKEKVKLHACNVNKNIVGQKLMELGRYYTVDDFNSAYDSFKIRCPAAYKYVEECGIEKDKWARVFFPRDRYNLDTSNTLGSMKNVFKEATRWALIPMLDCIIRKFSDWFTQRKDVVSRSMNTRLVPRVENYLHDLWAVAHKLPVRELDSYELKYEITDAAGKVFWATLVGKTCTCKVWDYEKFPCLHGLAAYIYFARNVDGRRLDIHELCSKYYWTEMWHLAYSRTLNVVPDMASWNVPDQIKEVKIIPLDRIKRQGRKRV, via the coding sequence ATGAGCAATCACGTCAGAGATATACCTGGTAGTCCGAAAGAGAGCTACAAGATGTTGTATAGTTATTTGTACATGTTAGAGCAAGTGAATCCGGGGACAAAAACCTGTTTGAAATTGGATGATATAAGTAAATTTGAGTACCTTTTCATAGCTTTGGGAGCTTGCATTGAAGGGTTTGCAGTTATGAGGAAGGTGATAGCTGTGGAGGGGATACGTCTGAAGAACGGTGGTGTTTTAGTTTTCGCGAAAGCTCAGGATCCTGATGGTCAGAGGTATCCACTTGCGTTTGCAGTAGTAGATGGTGAGAATCTTGCTAGTTGGACTTGGTTTTTCGAGATGCTTAAAAGTGTTATACCAGACTCTTCTGAACTGGTTTTCATTAGTACAAGAAATCAGAGCTTGATCTTCGCCATAGGAAACGTGTTTCCACAGGCTCACCATGGTCATTGTTTATGGCATTTGAAGGAAAAGGTGAAATTGCATGCTTGTAACGTCAACAAGAATATAGTCGGGCAAAAACTTATGGAGTTGGGCAGATATTACACGGTTGATGACTTCAATTCTGCTTACGACTCATTTAAGATAAGATGTCCTGCTGCGTACAAGTATGTGGAGGAATGTGGTATTGAAAAGGACAAATGGGCAAGGGTTTTTTTCCCACGTGATAGGTACAACTTGGATACAAGCAACACTCTGGGATCAATGAAGAACGTGTTTAAAGAGGCAACGAGGTGGGCCTTAATACCAATGCTGGATTGTATCATTAGGAAATTCTCTGATTGGTTCACTCAACGGAAGGATGTTGTTTCTAGATCAATGAATACAAGACTGGTGCCTCGGGTTGAGAACTACTTGCACGATCTATGGGCTGTTGCACATAAGCTACCTGTGCGGGAACTTGATAGTTACGAGCTTAAGTACGAGATCACTGACGCTGCAGGAAAGGTGTTTTGGGCGACCTTGGTTGGAAAAACTTGTACTTGCAAGGTGTGGGACTATGAAAAGTTCCCTTGTCTGCATGGACTGGCAGCTTATATCTATTTCGCTAGGAATGTTGATGGCAGGCGCCTTGATATCCATGAGTTGTGCTCAAAATACTACTGGACGGAAATGTGGCATTTGGCGTATTCCAGAACACTTAATGTTGTGCCCGACATGGCTTCTTGGAATGTACCAGATCAGATCAAGGAGGTGAAGATCATACCTCTAGATCGCATCAAGCGGCAAGGAAGGAAAAGAGTTTAA
- the LOC108850677 gene encoding auxin-responsive protein IAA12-like isoform X1, whose product MRGSQMERGKSNLLPAESELELGLGLSIGGGAWKDRGRILTAKDFPSVGSKRCADSSSHQGASPPRSSQIVGWPPIGSHRMNNHQAMKAGTKAEEEEEEKNDEPKDDVTMKAKVEGLGGYVKVNMDGVGIGRKVDMRAHSSYENLAHTLEEMFFGITGSTTCREKVKKPLRLLDGSAEFVLTYEDKEGYWMLVGDVPWRMFITSVKRLRIMGTSEANGLAPRHEEQKDRQRNNHV is encoded by the exons ATGCGTGGGTCGCAAATGGAGAGGGGGAAGAGTAATCTTCTTCCGGCTGAGAGTGAGCTCGAGCTGGGACTAGGGCTCAGCATCGGCGGTGGCGCGTGGAAAGACCGTGGGAGAATTCTAACGGCTAAGGATTTTCCTTCTGTTGGGTCTAAACGATGTGCTGACTCTTCCTCTCACCAAGGAGCTTCTCCTCCTCGTTCAAG TCAGATAGTGGGATGGCCACCAATTGGGTCACACAGGATGAACAACCACCAAGCTATGAAGGCGGGGACcaaagctgaagaagaagaagaagaaaagaatgatGAGCCTAAAGATGACGTCACAATGAAGGCGAAAGTTGAGGGTTTAGGAGGGTatgtaaaagtgaatatggatgGAGTTGGTATAGGCAGAAAAGTGGATATGAGAGCTCATTCTTCTTACGAAAACTTGGCTCACACGCTTGAGGAGATGTTCTTCGGAATCACAG GTTCTACTACTTGTAGGGAAAAGGTGAAGAAACCTTTGAGACTTTTAGATGGATCAGCAGAGTTTGTACTCACTTATGAAGATAAGGAAGGATATTGGATGCTTGTTGGAGATGTTCCATGGAG AATGTTTATCACTTCAGTGAAAAGGCTTCGGATCATGGGAACCTCCGAAGCTAATGGACTTG CTCCAAGACATGAAGAACAGAAGGACAGACAGAGAAACAACCATGTTTAG
- the LOC108850677 gene encoding auxin-responsive protein IAA12-like isoform X2, which translates to MRGSQMERGKSNLLPAESELELGLGLSIGGGAWKDRGRILTAKDFPSVGSKRCADSSSHQGASPPRSSQIVGWPPIGSHRMNNHQAMKAGTKAEEEEEEKNDEPKDDVTMKAKVEGLGGYVKVNMDGVGIGRKVDMRAHSSYENLAHTLEEMFFGITGSTTCREKVKKPLRLLDGSAEFVLTYEDKEGYWMLVGDVPWRMFITSVKRLRIMGTSEAPRHEEQKDRQRNNHV; encoded by the exons ATGCGTGGGTCGCAAATGGAGAGGGGGAAGAGTAATCTTCTTCCGGCTGAGAGTGAGCTCGAGCTGGGACTAGGGCTCAGCATCGGCGGTGGCGCGTGGAAAGACCGTGGGAGAATTCTAACGGCTAAGGATTTTCCTTCTGTTGGGTCTAAACGATGTGCTGACTCTTCCTCTCACCAAGGAGCTTCTCCTCCTCGTTCAAG TCAGATAGTGGGATGGCCACCAATTGGGTCACACAGGATGAACAACCACCAAGCTATGAAGGCGGGGACcaaagctgaagaagaagaagaagaaaagaatgatGAGCCTAAAGATGACGTCACAATGAAGGCGAAAGTTGAGGGTTTAGGAGGGTatgtaaaagtgaatatggatgGAGTTGGTATAGGCAGAAAAGTGGATATGAGAGCTCATTCTTCTTACGAAAACTTGGCTCACACGCTTGAGGAGATGTTCTTCGGAATCACAG GTTCTACTACTTGTAGGGAAAAGGTGAAGAAACCTTTGAGACTTTTAGATGGATCAGCAGAGTTTGTACTCACTTATGAAGATAAGGAAGGATATTGGATGCTTGTTGGAGATGTTCCATGGAG AATGTTTATCACTTCAGTGAAAAGGCTTCGGATCATGGGAACCTCCGA AGCTCCAAGACATGAAGAACAGAAGGACAGACAGAGAAACAACCATGTTTAG
- the LOC108851470 gene encoding uncharacterized protein LOC108851470, whose product MSLSFFHKVGSFTIIEREMDHHNHHQWRLRLSFKNATIALTLVNLVIFLFLLQGFFTSSSRRLLSAQLRYVKEAEEIRLSMQPLLLIKRVREIEQEASGGQETEQEKDVKQNTAVDLSKRLKDFRSLNDASSLKALEEWRKRKMERARQRDLEKTGGLSSSKTS is encoded by the exons atgagtctttctttctttcataaaGTTGGAAGTTTCACAATTATAGAGAGAGAAATGGATCATCATAATCATCATCAATGGCGTTTGAGATTATCTTTCAAGAACGCCACAATTGCTCTCACTCTCGTCAACCTtgtcatcttcctcttcctccttcaGGGCTTTTTCACTTCCTCCTCTCGCCGACTCCTCTCAG CTCAGCTTCGGTACGTGAAGGAAGCCGAAGAGATTAGACTCTCGATGCAACCTTTACTGCTTATCAAAAGA GTCCGAGAAATCGAACAGGAGGCATCTGGTGGACAAGAAACAGAGCAGGAGAAAGATGTGAAGCAGAACACAGCCGTTGACCTCTCTAAACGTCTCAAAGACTTCCGCTCCCTTAACGATGCGTCCAGCTTGAAAG CATTGGAAGAATGGCGAAAGCGGAAAATGGAACGAGCAAGACAACGTGATCTTGAGAAAACCGGAGGTCTTTCTTCATCCAAAACATCATAA
- the LOC130508514 gene encoding membrane protein PM19L yields MATVGRNIAAPLLFLNLIMYLIVLGFASWCLNRYINGQTNHPSFGGNGATPFFLTFSILAAVIGIASKLAGANHIRFWRNDSLAAAGSSSIVAWAVTALAMGLACKQINIGGWRGWRLRMIEAFIIILTFTQLLYLLLIHAGAFSSKYGPGYRDRDYATGDQGHGNVPGTHAGEHKPGVGTTTMAV; encoded by the exons ATGGCGACGGTGGGAAGAAACATAGCAGCACCATTGCTGTTCTTGAATCTGATCATGTACCTTATTGTGCTTGGTTTCGCAAGTTGGTGTCTTAACAGATACATCAACGGCCAAACTAACCACCCAA GCTTTGGAGGGAACGGAGCAACACCCTTCTTCTTGACGTTTTCGATCTTAGCAGCCGTTATAGGCATAGCGTCAAAGCTAGCCGGAGCTAACCATATCAGGTTCTGGAGGAACGATAGTCTTGCAGCCGCAGGATCTTCCTCTATCGTTGCATGGGCCGTCACCGCTCTTGCCATGGG GTTGGCATGCAAGCAAATAAACATAGGAGGATGGAGAGGGTGGAGGTTGAGGATGATTGAAGCCTTCATTATAATCCTGACGTTCACGCAGTTGCTTTACCTCTTGCTGATCCACGCCGGTGCATTCAGCAGCAAGTACGGTCCTGGATATAGAGATCGTGACTACGCTACAGGTGATCAAGGTCATGGTAACGTGCCAGGCACTCATGCAGGGGAGCACAAACCTGGTGTTGGAACAACCACAATGGCCGTTTAG
- the LOC108850249 gene encoding probable folate-biopterin transporter 8, chloroplastic isoform X1, whose product MMINPLLSIQNSPTTFLKPPFSSINRKQQQEEKQNKNNILNSRRATTFACLSISRKRTKNNGVSESEETVRYEQMGGGGISVLCGLGYWVQGSRCFPWLALNFHMVNTLGLQPSTLQLVQYSCLLPMVAKPLYGVLSDVLYIGGGRRVPYISIGVSLQVLAWGSMAMFQGAREVLPSLIACALLSNLGASITEVAKDALVAEYGLRYRINGLQSYALMASAAGGVLGNLLGGYLLLRTPPKISFLVFAAVLSLQLLVSFSSREESFGLPRRKETSSVSMSVKKQFSNLMEAIQEEDISQPMIWAVVSISMVPLLSGSVFCYQTQVLNLDPSVIGMSKVIGQVMLLCLTVVYDRYLKTLPMRPLIHIVQLLYALSILLDYVLVKQINLGVGISNEVFVLCFSSLAEILAQFKILPFAVRLANMCPQGCEGSVTSFLASSLCLSQIVSAFLGVGLANVIGVTSSNYSNLPTGIIVQSLAALVPLCFMHFLPMSETVIEKEVKRGSSTRSRRSRRVGRVVRQESIGYRRGRESEEAQR is encoded by the exons atgatGATAAATCCATTGTTATCAATCCAGAACTCCCCAACCACGTTCTTGAAACCACCATTCTCGTCCATTAAcagaaaacaacaacaagaagagaAGCAGAACAAGAACAATATCCTCAATTCAAGAAGAGCTACAACCTTCGCATGTCTCTCCATTTCCAGAAAAAGGACAAAAAACAACGGTGTGTCTGAATCTGAAGAAACGGTGAGGTATGAACAAATGGGTGGGGGAGGAATCTCGGTTTTGTGTGGGTTAGGTTACTGGGTGCAGGGCTCCAGATGTTTCCCATGGCTTGCACTTAACTTCCACATGGTTAACACCCTCGGACTCCAACCATCTACCCTTCAGCTTGTTCAGTATTCTTGCCTTCTTCCCATGGTGGCTAAGCCTCTCTATGGAGTTCTCTCAGATGTTCTCTACATCGGTGGTGGTCGTAGAGTTCCTTACATCTCCATTGGAG TGTCTCTGCAGGTATTAGCATGGGGTTCAATGGCGATGTTCCAAGGAGCTAGAGAGGTTCTTCCTTCTCTAATAGCATGTGCCTTGCTCAGTAACCTTGGAGCATCCATCACCGAGGTTGCAAAAGATGCTCTCGTTGCTGAATACGGCTTGAGATACCGAATAAACGGTCTTCAGTCTTACGCCCTCATGGCTTCAGCAGCTGGTGGAGTCCTGGGGAACTTGCTTGGAGGATATCTCTTGCTCAGAACACCTCCCAAGATCTCCTTCCTTGTCTTCGCCGCGGTCTTGTCTCTTCAGCTCCTTGTGTCTTTCTCTTCCAGAGAAGAATCTTTCGGCTTACCACGGAGGAAAGAGACGAGCTCTGTTTCGATGAGCGTGAAGAAACAGTTTTCTAATCTCATGGAAGCTATCCAGGAGGAGGATATCTCACAGCCTATGATTTGGGCAGTAGTGTCCATCTCAATGGTTCCACTTCTCTCGGGGTCAGTGTTCTGCTACCAAACACAAGTTCTAAACCTCGACCCTTCCGTTATAGGAATGTCCAAAGTGATTGGACAAGTGATGCTTCTTTGTCTAACCGTTGTCTACGACCGGTACTTAAAGACACTCCCCATGAGACCACTCATCCACATCGTCCAGCTCCTATACGCGTTATCCATCCTCCTCGACTATGTTTTGGTGAAGCAGATAAACCTCGGAGTTGGTATCTCCAACGAAGTCTTtgttctctgtttctctagctTAGCGGAGATCCTCGCACAGTTCAAGATCCTTCCCTTCGCAGTTCGGTTAGCCAACATGTGTCCTCAAGGCTGCGAAGGATCGGTCACATCGTTTCTCGCTTCGTCTCTTTGTCTATCACAGATTGTTAGCGCGTTCTTAGGCGTAGGGTTGGCTAATGTGATAGGTGTAACGTCTAGTAACTACTCAAACCTGCCTACAGGGATTATAGTACAGTCTCTAGCAGCTTTGGTGCCTTTGTGTTTCATGCACTTCCTCCCAATGTCGGAGACTGTGATTGAGAAAGAAGTGAAAAGAGGTTCGAGTACGAGAAGCAGGAGAAGTAGAAGAGTAGGGAGAGTAGTGCGTCAAGAAAGTATAGGTTATCGACGAGGAAGAGAGTCGGAAGAAGCACAAAGATAG
- the LOC108850249 gene encoding probable folate-biopterin transporter 8, chloroplastic isoform X2 — MEFSQMFSTSVVVVEFLTSPLEVLAWGSMAMFQGAREVLPSLIACALLSNLGASITEVAKDALVAEYGLRYRINGLQSYALMASAAGGVLGNLLGGYLLLRTPPKISFLVFAAVLSLQLLVSFSSREESFGLPRRKETSSVSMSVKKQFSNLMEAIQEEDISQPMIWAVVSISMVPLLSGSVFCYQTQVLNLDPSVIGMSKVIGQVMLLCLTVVYDRYLKTLPMRPLIHIVQLLYALSILLDYVLVKQINLGVGISNEVFVLCFSSLAEILAQFKILPFAVRLANMCPQGCEGSVTSFLASSLCLSQIVSAFLGVGLANVIGVTSSNYSNLPTGIIVQSLAALVPLCFMHFLPMSETVIEKEVKRGSSTRSRRSRRVGRVVRQESIGYRRGRESEEAQR; from the exons ATGGAGTTCTCTCAGATGTTCTCTACATCGGTGGTGGTCGTAGAGTTCCTTACATCTCCATTGGAG GTATTAGCATGGGGTTCAATGGCGATGTTCCAAGGAGCTAGAGAGGTTCTTCCTTCTCTAATAGCATGTGCCTTGCTCAGTAACCTTGGAGCATCCATCACCGAGGTTGCAAAAGATGCTCTCGTTGCTGAATACGGCTTGAGATACCGAATAAACGGTCTTCAGTCTTACGCCCTCATGGCTTCAGCAGCTGGTGGAGTCCTGGGGAACTTGCTTGGAGGATATCTCTTGCTCAGAACACCTCCCAAGATCTCCTTCCTTGTCTTCGCCGCGGTCTTGTCTCTTCAGCTCCTTGTGTCTTTCTCTTCCAGAGAAGAATCTTTCGGCTTACCACGGAGGAAAGAGACGAGCTCTGTTTCGATGAGCGTGAAGAAACAGTTTTCTAATCTCATGGAAGCTATCCAGGAGGAGGATATCTCACAGCCTATGATTTGGGCAGTAGTGTCCATCTCAATGGTTCCACTTCTCTCGGGGTCAGTGTTCTGCTACCAAACACAAGTTCTAAACCTCGACCCTTCCGTTATAGGAATGTCCAAAGTGATTGGACAAGTGATGCTTCTTTGTCTAACCGTTGTCTACGACCGGTACTTAAAGACACTCCCCATGAGACCACTCATCCACATCGTCCAGCTCCTATACGCGTTATCCATCCTCCTCGACTATGTTTTGGTGAAGCAGATAAACCTCGGAGTTGGTATCTCCAACGAAGTCTTtgttctctgtttctctagctTAGCGGAGATCCTCGCACAGTTCAAGATCCTTCCCTTCGCAGTTCGGTTAGCCAACATGTGTCCTCAAGGCTGCGAAGGATCGGTCACATCGTTTCTCGCTTCGTCTCTTTGTCTATCACAGATTGTTAGCGCGTTCTTAGGCGTAGGGTTGGCTAATGTGATAGGTGTAACGTCTAGTAACTACTCAAACCTGCCTACAGGGATTATAGTACAGTCTCTAGCAGCTTTGGTGCCTTTGTGTTTCATGCACTTCCTCCCAATGTCGGAGACTGTGATTGAGAAAGAAGTGAAAAGAGGTTCGAGTACGAGAAGCAGGAGAAGTAGAAGAGTAGGGAGAGTAGTGCGTCAAGAAAGTATAGGTTATCGACGAGGAAGAGAGTCGGAAGAAGCACAAAGATAG